One Phycisphaera mikurensis NBRC 102666 DNA window includes the following coding sequences:
- a CDS encoding glycosyltransferase family 2 protein: MPAVRLPISILILVKDEEEHLPLLLETLGGFEDIVVLDSMSTDGTIEIAEAAGCRVVRRQFDTWAEHQNWAMENIEFRHRWVFYLDADERMTDAVRGEIHQIAASPQEPPPHRAYYVGRDNRLFGRSLRHAMGGGVVMRFFQPAHIRFARRVNPQPVLEGEPGYLRSRFIHHHFARGFAQWFEKHNRYAGWEAQEWIEAVDATPLRWKPLFARDRNTRLQAIKRASFHLPFRPLLKFLHMYLWRRGFLDGSPGFHCCVLMSIFEYMIGLRVKEMRRRSAGKPV; encoded by the coding sequence GTGCCCGCTGTCCGCCTGCCGATCTCCATCCTGATCCTCGTGAAGGACGAGGAGGAGCACCTACCGCTGCTGCTGGAGACTCTCGGCGGATTCGAAGACATCGTGGTGCTCGACTCGATGAGCACCGATGGGACAATTGAGATCGCCGAGGCCGCCGGATGCAGGGTGGTCCGCCGCCAGTTCGACACGTGGGCGGAGCACCAGAATTGGGCGATGGAGAACATCGAGTTTCGCCACCGGTGGGTCTTCTACCTCGACGCGGACGAGCGGATGACTGACGCCGTCCGCGGCGAGATTCATCAGATCGCGGCGTCCCCGCAGGAGCCGCCGCCGCACCGGGCGTACTACGTCGGGCGGGACAACCGCCTCTTCGGCCGCTCGCTCCGGCACGCCATGGGTGGCGGCGTGGTGATGCGCTTCTTCCAACCCGCGCACATCCGCTTTGCGCGGCGTGTGAACCCGCAGCCTGTTCTTGAGGGGGAGCCCGGCTACCTGCGGAGTCGCTTCATCCATCACCACTTTGCGCGTGGCTTCGCCCAGTGGTTCGAGAAGCACAACCGCTACGCGGGCTGGGAAGCGCAGGAGTGGATCGAGGCGGTGGACGCAACGCCGCTGCGGTGGAAGCCGCTTTTTGCACGCGACCGGAACACGCGGCTACAGGCGATCAAGCGAGCGTCCTTCCACCTGCCCTTCCGCCCGCTGCTCAAGTTTCTGCACATGTACCTCTGGCGGCGAGGCTTCCTTGACGGAAGCCCGGGCTTCCACTGCTGCGTGCTGATGAGTATTTTTGAGTACATGATCGGGCTCCGGGTCAAGGAGATGCGACGCCGCAGCGCAGGAAAGCCGGTCTGA
- a CDS encoding DUF4159 domain-containing protein produces the protein MKLVPVLLLALLPGLAAAAAADAAAGDPPPAVAMLAYGGGKSGECFSDRFLAGFNAATDAAVAPAMERVRAADLAAARHPVAILTGEGPFTFREGEAEALRRFVAESGLLIASSGCSDPAWTASLEAALPTLLPGVTLPLPRLPAASPAFRRVFTVETSAYAKGPPRLPELRGAEGPAGRLGFVWSPEGLNDTLGVEGPCCCCGGNEVRAAEALLVNLLAVALDAGPASD, from the coding sequence ATGAAGCTCGTTCCGGTCCTCCTGCTCGCCCTGCTCCCGGGCCTCGCCGCCGCCGCGGCCGCGGACGCGGCCGCCGGCGATCCGCCGCCCGCCGTCGCGATGCTCGCGTACGGCGGCGGCAAGTCCGGCGAGTGCTTCTCCGACCGCTTCCTCGCGGGCTTCAACGCCGCGACCGACGCGGCGGTCGCCCCGGCGATGGAGCGGGTCCGGGCCGCGGACCTCGCCGCCGCCCGGCACCCGGTCGCGATCCTCACCGGCGAGGGCCCCTTCACCTTCCGGGAGGGCGAGGCCGAAGCGCTCCGCCGCTTCGTCGCCGAGAGCGGCCTGCTGATCGCCTCGAGCGGCTGCTCGGACCCGGCCTGGACGGCCTCGCTGGAGGCGGCCCTGCCGACCCTGCTCCCCGGCGTGACGCTCCCGCTGCCGCGGCTGCCCGCCGCGAGCCCGGCCTTCCGGCGCGTCTTCACCGTCGAGACCTCCGCCTACGCGAAGGGCCCGCCGCGCCTGCCCGAGCTGCGCGGGGCCGAGGGCCCGGCCGGCCGCCTCGGGTTCGTGTGGAGCCCCGAGGGGCTCAACGACACCCTCGGCGTCGAGGGCCCGTGCTGCTGCTGCGGCGGCAACGAGGTCCGCGCCGCCGAGGCGCTGCTCGTCAACCTGCTCGCCGTCGCGCTGGACGCGGGCCCCGCTTCGGATTGA
- a CDS encoding type II toxin-antitoxin system Phd/YefM family antitoxin, which translates to MKQQAPSTEEETGSREAEAQLSNLLERVAKGEAFAITRRGEVVARLIPDKSCQRERVESAVETLLASRGGVKGTTRAEAQFWRDEGRMQPVIAVEAMDHLVRGPQRPAGG; encoded by the coding sequence ATGAAGCAGCAAGCACCCAGCACCGAAGAAGAGACCGGGTCTCGTGAGGCAGAAGCGCAACTTTCAAACCTCCTGGAGCGTGTCGCGAAGGGAGAAGCCTTCGCGATCACCCGCCGCGGCGAGGTGGTGGCACGCCTGATCCCCGACAAGTCGTGCCAGCGAGAACGGGTGGAGTCCGCGGTCGAGACTTTGCTCGCCTCCCGGGGCGGGGTCAAAGGAACCACCCGCGCCGAGGCACAGTTCTGGCGGGACGAGGGGCGGATGCAGCCGGTGATCGCGGTTGAAGCCATGGATCATCTGGTACGGGGTCCGCAACGTCCTGCTGGCGGATGA
- a CDS encoding AbrB/MazE/SpoVT family DNA-binding domain-containing protein, translated as MMHSTVTGRGQTTLPAALRARLGLKAGDRIVYEERDGDVVLRVHPGVRAVAGMLHAELVRRSDGDFEAEREAAHEAWGRDGAGEAGGGDGASGGGR; from the coding sequence ATGATGCATTCGACCGTCACCGGGAGGGGGCAGACCACCCTGCCCGCCGCTCTGCGGGCGCGGCTGGGCTTGAAGGCGGGCGACCGGATCGTCTATGAGGAACGCGACGGCGACGTGGTGCTGCGGGTGCACCCGGGGGTGCGGGCGGTGGCCGGGATGCTCCACGCGGAGCTTGTGCGGCGCTCCGACGGCGATTTTGAAGCGGAGCGAGAGGCGGCGCACGAGGCCTGGGGGCGTGACGGAGCCGGCGAGGCAGGCGGCGGCGACGGTGCGAGCGGCGGTGGCCGCTGA
- a CDS encoding glycosyltransferase family 87 protein — translation MTTQPHSISRSSPPTERHRPLKNQARVLLRLALVLFIVIAVLLLVQRGFLRGLDRSLDLTMIYAAAKAWLTGRDPYAFAPLYDLYLASGGTDKARDADQFTSLYPPTTYALLSPLGLLSWPAAKAAWLAFNGLLIGFCVAAMLLLRAPGLRRGSSLQLGLLGVTLVWAPLHTALSLGQLSVACTAAVLPIAVFAGRKPGTAVAVMAGSALGAAGALKPQLLFLLGPAILLTRWRAAGPIAIVAASVVAAVAIVRVSGSAPNWWDTWMQNVEAFTSSSIGRPDPANPQFHEMMHLETIVGLVLPAAEGSWRTLIATVLPVGIFVLAGSVLLVRHRLQPLPAEDARAWLALSAVLTVLTGYHRSYDATLLLVALVALAARAAARPSSIVTWLMGFAAAAFLVPAPSVFVAMTRRGLLPPALAEEPLWQATALQAHSWAALAWAALILRDLLSPPQWKSKPGRDDSLMVDRDPDGLLPESSPGGSPLGRLTRGAPGSRERRRPR, via the coding sequence ATGACCACGCAACCCCACAGCATCAGCCGCAGCTCACCCCCAACCGAGCGACACCGCCCGCTGAAGAACCAAGCTCGCGTGCTGTTGCGTCTCGCTCTGGTGCTCTTCATCGTCATTGCGGTCCTGCTTCTCGTGCAACGAGGGTTTCTGCGGGGTCTCGATCGTTCACTCGACCTCACCATGATCTATGCGGCGGCCAAGGCATGGCTCACGGGCCGCGATCCATACGCTTTTGCGCCCCTGTACGACCTGTATCTCGCTTCCGGAGGAACCGACAAGGCCCGCGACGCCGATCAGTTCACCAGCCTCTACCCACCCACAACCTACGCGCTGCTCTCCCCCTTGGGACTGCTCTCTTGGCCAGCGGCGAAAGCCGCTTGGCTCGCCTTCAACGGCTTACTCATCGGGTTCTGCGTCGCCGCCATGCTCCTGTTGCGGGCCCCAGGACTCCGCAGAGGTTCTTCCCTGCAGCTCGGTCTTTTGGGGGTGACGCTGGTCTGGGCACCACTCCACACGGCTCTCTCGCTCGGCCAGCTCTCCGTCGCATGCACGGCGGCGGTTCTCCCGATTGCGGTCTTCGCGGGCAGGAAGCCCGGCACCGCCGTTGCGGTCATGGCAGGGAGCGCGTTGGGCGCGGCGGGCGCCTTGAAGCCTCAACTCCTATTCTTGTTGGGTCCTGCGATTTTGCTGACTCGATGGCGTGCCGCAGGTCCGATCGCAATTGTTGCGGCTTCGGTCGTTGCAGCGGTGGCGATCGTCCGGGTTTCAGGCAGTGCCCCGAACTGGTGGGACACTTGGATGCAGAACGTTGAAGCATTCACCAGCAGCAGCATCGGTCGTCCGGATCCTGCCAATCCGCAATTCCATGAGATGATGCACCTCGAAACCATCGTCGGTTTGGTTTTGCCCGCCGCGGAAGGATCTTGGCGCACCCTCATCGCGACGGTGCTACCCGTCGGAATCTTCGTGCTCGCCGGGTCGGTGCTGCTGGTCCGTCACCGCCTGCAACCGCTTCCTGCCGAGGACGCTCGAGCTTGGCTGGCTCTCTCCGCCGTTCTTACGGTTCTCACCGGCTATCACCGCTCTTACGATGCAACGCTGTTGCTGGTCGCCCTTGTTGCATTGGCGGCGCGTGCGGCGGCGAGGCCGTCCTCCATCGTGACTTGGCTGATGGGCTTCGCGGCGGCGGCGTTTCTCGTACCCGCTCCGTCCGTCTTCGTCGCGATGACAAGACGAGGCCTGCTTCCTCCCGCTTTAGCCGAGGAGCCGCTGTGGCAGGCCACGGCGCTTCAAGCCCATAGCTGGGCGGCTCTCGCCTGGGCAGCATTGATACTTCGGGACCTCCTCAGCCCGCCTCAATGGAAAAGCAAGCCTGGGCGTGATGATTCCCTAATGGTCGATCGCGATCCTGATGGACTGCTCCCCGAGTCAAGTCCTGGTGGTTCTCCATTGGGTCGCCTAACGCGTGGCGCGCCAGGCAGCCGGGAACGTCGGCGGCCTCGTTGA
- a CDS encoding class I SAM-dependent methyltransferase has product MSLLAPLARRLHAPVYRCRQAALTAALAPHLEPTDRLLDLGCGGGALAAALASAVPGLHAEGAETHPRGGEPIPVTPYDGRRLPFAAGAFSVVTVADVLHHDPDPVAVLTECARVASRLVIVKDHHPGGQLPLAHARICLMDWAANTGYGVECLYDYPDAQGWRHRFAAAGLHPAHETTSLQLYPRPYRWLFTPGLQYLAVCGVGCQ; this is encoded by the coding sequence ATGAGCCTCCTCGCCCCCCTCGCCCGCCGCCTCCACGCCCCGGTCTACCGCTGCCGGCAGGCCGCGCTCACCGCCGCCCTCGCCCCGCACCTCGAGCCCACCGACCGCCTCCTCGACCTCGGCTGCGGCGGTGGCGCCCTGGCCGCCGCCCTCGCTTCCGCCGTCCCCGGCCTGCACGCCGAGGGCGCCGAGACCCACCCCCGCGGCGGCGAACCCATCCCGGTGACGCCCTACGACGGCCGCCGCCTCCCCTTCGCCGCGGGCGCGTTTTCCGTCGTCACCGTCGCCGACGTCCTCCACCACGACCCCGACCCCGTCGCCGTCCTGACGGAGTGCGCCCGCGTCGCCAGCCGCCTGGTCATCGTCAAGGACCACCACCCCGGCGGCCAGCTGCCGCTTGCCCACGCCCGCATCTGCCTCATGGACTGGGCCGCCAACACCGGCTACGGCGTGGAGTGCCTCTACGACTACCCCGACGCGCAGGGCTGGCGCCACCGCTTCGCCGCCGCCGGCCTCCACCCCGCCCACGAGACCACCTCCCTCCAGCTCTACCCCCGCCCCTACCGCTGGCTCTTCACCCCCGGCCTCCAGTACCTCGCCGTGTGCGGGGTGGGGTGCCAGTAG
- a CDS encoding YebC/PmpR family DNA-binding transcriptional regulator → MAGHSKWANIKHRKARQDAKRSKIWSKCSRAIIVAAKHGGGDPDQNLTLRYAVDEAKAANMPKDTIAKAIEKGAGGSDGDDYEEVVYEGYGPAGVAVYVETLTDNRNRTVPELRKMFEKCGGNLASAGSVAFTFERKGELFVDGAKADEEKIMDVVLEAGAEDVEDADGAWRITTAVEDFHRVRAALEAAGLTPDQAGLPMLPLNVVELDGEQAEKTERFLDELDDHDDVQKVYANNA, encoded by the coding sequence TTGGCCGGACACAGCAAATGGGCCAACATCAAGCACCGCAAGGCCCGGCAGGACGCCAAGCGGAGCAAGATCTGGTCGAAGTGCTCCCGCGCGATCATCGTCGCCGCCAAGCACGGCGGCGGTGACCCCGACCAGAACCTCACCCTCCGCTACGCGGTGGACGAGGCGAAGGCGGCGAACATGCCCAAGGACACGATCGCCAAGGCGATCGAGAAGGGCGCCGGCGGCAGCGACGGCGACGACTACGAGGAGGTCGTCTACGAGGGCTACGGCCCCGCGGGCGTGGCGGTGTACGTCGAGACGCTGACCGACAACCGAAACCGCACCGTGCCCGAGCTCCGCAAGATGTTCGAGAAGTGCGGCGGGAACCTCGCCAGCGCCGGCTCGGTGGCCTTCACCTTCGAGCGGAAGGGCGAGCTGTTCGTCGACGGGGCCAAAGCCGACGAGGAGAAGATCATGGACGTCGTGCTCGAGGCCGGGGCCGAGGACGTGGAGGACGCCGACGGCGCGTGGCGGATCACCACGGCCGTGGAGGACTTCCACAGGGTGCGGGCGGCCCTGGAGGCGGCGGGCCTGACGCCCGACCAGGCGGGGCTGCCCATGCTGCCGCTGAACGTCGTGGAGCTCGACGGGGAGCAGGCGGAGAAGACGGAACGCTTCCTCGACGAGCTCGACGACCACGACGACGTGCAGAAGGTGTACGCGAACAACGCTTAG
- the cysC gene encoding adenylyl-sulfate kinase, whose amino-acid sequence MSDKHEPDAPAAGVETGGGGNLTFHAGEVTAQERAASLGQRGGTVWFTGLSGSGKSTVAVALEKALVARGRHAARLDGDNVRMGLCSNLGFSAEDRAENIRRIGEVAKLQAEAGLVCLASFVSPYARDRDRVAALHRGAGVPYAEVHVAVPLSVAEARDPKGLYKKARAGEIQGFTGIDDPYEEPRNPDLRLDTDTTPLPEAVERLIALLTDRGMIPAA is encoded by the coding sequence ATGAGCGACAAGCACGAGCCCGACGCCCCGGCCGCCGGCGTGGAGACCGGCGGCGGCGGGAACCTCACCTTCCACGCCGGCGAGGTGACGGCCCAGGAGCGGGCGGCCAGCCTCGGGCAGCGGGGCGGCACCGTCTGGTTCACCGGGCTCTCGGGCTCGGGCAAGTCCACCGTCGCCGTCGCCCTGGAGAAGGCGCTGGTCGCACGCGGCCGGCACGCCGCCCGGCTCGACGGCGACAACGTCCGCATGGGGCTCTGCTCGAACCTGGGCTTCTCCGCCGAGGACCGCGCCGAGAACATCCGCCGCATCGGCGAGGTCGCGAAGCTCCAGGCCGAGGCGGGCCTGGTCTGCCTCGCCAGCTTCGTCTCGCCCTACGCGAGGGACCGCGACCGCGTCGCGGCCCTCCACCGCGGAGCGGGCGTGCCCTACGCCGAGGTGCACGTCGCCGTCCCGCTCTCCGTCGCCGAGGCCCGCGACCCCAAGGGCCTCTACAAGAAGGCCCGCGCCGGCGAGATCCAGGGCTTCACCGGCATCGACGACCCCTACGAGGAGCCGCGAAACCCCGACCTCCGCCTCGACACCGACACCACGCCCCTGCCCGAGGCCGTCGAGCGGCTGATCGCCCTCTTGACCGATCGCGGCATGATCCCCGCCGCCTGA
- a CDS encoding Fic/DOC family N-terminal domain-containing protein yields the protein MADHAPGRLDGSITTLPHPDFLVFMHVRKEAVLSSQIEGTQSSLRDALSAEASI from the coding sequence GTGGCCGACCATGCTCCGGGTCGCCTCGACGGATCGATCACGACGCTGCCCCACCCCGATTTCCTCGTCTTCATGCACGTGCGGAAGGAGGCCGTGCTCTCCAGCCAGATCGAGGGGACGCAGAGCTCGCTGCGGGACGCTCTTTCCGCGGAAGCGTCCATCTGA
- a CDS encoding glycosyltransferase 87 family protein has translation MEPRRPPETKRPRGLVGFAWAVLAVAGILLLVRGVLPGLAFSGDFTMIHAGASVWLDGGNPYDFDTLYNGWKADGGGSERPREERWFVALYPPTTYAALAPVGALGWPAGRAAWVLLSGLSVAGVAAWGAAWLRRNPTHPPRGVAPERARPWLVLLLAAWLSAGPVATTLEFGQLGLVVLALVALAVGTPGWRPPAWAAGAALAGAGCVKPQLAGVFALGFVALGRWRELAWTLGVGSAIAAVAVLRLEAAGVAWATGLLDNVRRFAGTGFADPSPANRVAWQMVNLEPLWRRFFSGGAPVGVAAVWAVAAAGVAWRVRKRAGPAGGFTLWVMSVASVVTLLIAYHRAYDAVLLAVPAVWAVRGLLAGGRLAPAAVLVGVAFFWPPVPELLNHLAFRGWLPRSQRWPFVLETAVMFHRPGVLVGVLGVLLGVRSRPGDGRTR, from the coding sequence GTGGAGCCCCGACGCCCCCCGGAAACGAAGCGGCCACGCGGGCTCGTCGGGTTCGCGTGGGCGGTGCTGGCGGTCGCGGGGATCCTGCTGCTCGTGCGTGGCGTGCTGCCGGGGCTGGCGTTCTCGGGCGACTTCACGATGATCCACGCGGGGGCGAGCGTGTGGCTCGACGGCGGGAACCCCTACGACTTCGACACGCTCTACAACGGCTGGAAGGCCGACGGTGGCGGGAGCGAGCGGCCGCGGGAGGAGCGCTGGTTCGTCGCGCTGTACCCGCCCACGACCTACGCGGCGCTGGCCCCGGTCGGGGCGCTGGGCTGGCCGGCGGGGCGTGCGGCGTGGGTGCTGCTTTCGGGGCTGTCGGTGGCGGGGGTGGCGGCCTGGGGGGCGGCGTGGCTGCGCCGGAACCCAACGCACCCCCCAAGGGGCGTGGCACCCGAGCGTGCGAGGCCGTGGCTCGTGCTGCTGCTGGCGGCGTGGCTGTCGGCGGGGCCGGTCGCGACGACGCTGGAGTTCGGGCAGCTGGGGCTGGTGGTGCTGGCGCTGGTGGCGCTCGCGGTGGGCACGCCCGGCTGGCGGCCGCCGGCCTGGGCGGCGGGGGCGGCGCTGGCGGGGGCGGGCTGCGTCAAGCCGCAGCTCGCGGGGGTGTTCGCGCTCGGCTTCGTGGCGCTGGGCCGCTGGCGGGAGCTGGCGTGGACGCTGGGCGTGGGTTCCGCGATCGCGGCGGTGGCGGTGCTGCGGCTGGAGGCGGCGGGGGTGGCGTGGGCGACCGGGCTGCTCGACAACGTGCGCCGCTTCGCGGGCACGGGCTTCGCCGATCCGTCGCCGGCGAACCGGGTGGCCTGGCAGATGGTGAACCTCGAGCCGCTGTGGCGGCGCTTCTTCAGCGGGGGGGCGCCCGTCGGCGTGGCGGCGGTGTGGGCCGTGGCCGCCGCGGGGGTGGCGTGGCGGGTGCGGAAGCGGGCCGGGCCCGCGGGCGGCTTCACGCTGTGGGTGATGTCGGTGGCGTCGGTGGTGACGCTGCTGATCGCCTACCACCGCGCGTACGACGCGGTGCTGCTGGCGGTGCCGGCGGTGTGGGCGGTGCGGGGCCTGCTCGCGGGCGGGCGGCTGGCCCCCGCGGCGGTGCTGGTGGGCGTCGCGTTCTTCTGGCCGCCGGTGCCGGAGCTGCTGAACCACCTGGCCTTCCGCGGGTGGCTGCCGCGGTCGCAGCGCTGGCCGTTCGTGTTGGAGACGGCGGTGATGTTCCACCGGCCGGGGGTGCTGGTGGGGGTGCTGGGGGTGCTGCTGGGGGTCCGTTCGCGACCGGGCGATGGTCGGACACGCTGA
- a CDS encoding UbiA family prenyltransferase, giving the protein MAASPSNPTGVAARAARGAALLAACRPRQWPKNLLVAVPMLAGHAAGDGTRWLAVALAAAAFSAVASVVYLVNDLLDADADRLHPTKRERPIASGRLRPGVAKAAVPGLLLLAAALTAALFLVDPPVAAAPGATAPSPAGFAATLLGYATLAFAYSLRLKREPIVDVACLSGFYLARLLAGGFVVGLFPSPWLLGFAGAVFLTLALGKRYAELLTLFGSAVREHSPGTSAEAVPGRGWQPSDAPLVLAMGVASAWSAGVVLTLYLSSDAVRALYAHPRRLAIVVGLVLFGLNRLWFLAHRGRIHGDPLTFLVRDPVTWALGAATLAAAWAAR; this is encoded by the coding sequence TTGGCTGCTTCCCCCTCGAACCCGACCGGCGTTGCGGCTCGAGCGGCACGGGGGGCGGCGCTCCTCGCCGCCTGCCGCCCGCGGCAGTGGCCCAAAAACCTGCTGGTCGCCGTGCCGATGCTCGCCGGCCACGCCGCCGGCGACGGCACCCGCTGGCTCGCCGTCGCCCTCGCCGCCGCGGCGTTCAGCGCCGTCGCCAGCGTCGTCTACCTGGTCAACGACCTGCTCGACGCCGACGCCGACCGCCTCCACCCCACCAAGCGGGAGCGGCCGATCGCCTCCGGCCGCCTCCGGCCCGGCGTCGCCAAAGCCGCCGTCCCCGGCCTGCTCCTCCTCGCCGCCGCCCTCACCGCCGCGCTCTTTCTGGTCGACCCGCCGGTTGCCGCCGCCCCCGGCGCCACCGCCCCCAGCCCCGCCGGCTTCGCCGCCACGCTGCTCGGCTACGCCACGCTCGCCTTCGCCTACAGCCTCCGCCTGAAACGCGAACCCATCGTCGACGTCGCCTGCCTCTCGGGCTTCTACCTCGCCCGCCTGCTCGCCGGCGGCTTCGTGGTCGGCCTCTTCCCGAGCCCCTGGCTGCTCGGCTTCGCCGGGGCCGTCTTCCTCACCCTCGCCCTGGGCAAGCGCTACGCCGAGCTGCTCACGCTCTTCGGATCCGCCGTGCGCGAGCATTCTCCCGGGACATCTGCCGAGGCCGTTCCCGGCCGAGGTTGGCAACCGTCCGACGCCCCGCTGGTACTCGCCATGGGCGTCGCGAGCGCCTGGTCCGCCGGCGTCGTGCTCACCCTCTACCTCTCCAGCGACGCCGTCCGGGCCCTCTACGCCCACCCCCGCCGCCTCGCCATCGTCGTCGGCCTCGTGCTGTTCGGCCTCAACCGCCTCTGGTTCCTCGCCCACCGCGGCCGCATCCACGGCGACCCGCTCACCTTCCTCGTCCGCGACCCGGTGACCTGGGCCCTAGGCGCGGCGACGCTCGCCGCGGCGTGGGCGGCGCGGTGA
- a CDS encoding PIN domain-containing protein, with translation MPPPRPEPGSPTAERWWIDTNVVVRLVTGDPPVMAEQAAAFLEESTRSGRPLRLDPLVVAEALYVLTSFYGLPRAGAVEALLAVVGLPGLRVEQRAAVLRALELHRATPKLHFVDAWLTARAEAAGDGMVTFDAGMAIAAGVPALRPR, from the coding sequence ATGCCCCCGCCGCGGCCGGAACCGGGATCACCGACCGCGGAGAGGTGGTGGATCGACACGAACGTGGTGGTCCGCCTGGTGACGGGGGACCCGCCGGTGATGGCAGAGCAGGCCGCCGCCTTCCTGGAAGAGAGCACCCGCTCCGGTCGGCCGCTGCGGCTGGACCCGCTGGTGGTGGCGGAGGCGCTGTACGTGCTCACGTCCTTCTACGGGCTGCCGCGGGCGGGGGCGGTGGAGGCGCTTCTGGCGGTGGTGGGGCTCCCGGGGCTGCGCGTGGAGCAGCGGGCCGCGGTGCTCCGGGCGCTGGAGCTGCACCGGGCCACGCCGAAGCTCCACTTCGTGGACGCGTGGCTGACGGCGCGGGCCGAAGCCGCCGGGGACGGCATGGTCACCTTCGACGCGGGCATGGCCATAGCGGCGGGGGTGCCGGCGCTGCGTCCAAGGTGA
- a CDS encoding vitamin K epoxide reductase family protein has translation MELLGQDPDEAGRDHADSTAAGRDRWLAFAVIGCSAGALAVALVLTSGTGEAGAVAPGCGPGSGCAEVLGSRWSRVLGLKTAMLAFFTHVLLIAATLPVAGLAGWQLRARPLVRQAAAAAVLGAAAWFLYLQAFEIGAFCRWCTAAHALGGLAAAGTFLRDARRIEAGGVLLGLAAAGALAAIQVMNPPAATIREAGASGAPAAADSAANTAAGGAASAAAPADAKDPTDPAAPLRLLGGRLEVDPAVVPAIGPADATERAVVLVDYACPHCRVAHGLLLARGVRVFVLPVPLNAACNPGINRGAMPARFDDSCTLAELGVAVFLSGGEAAYARYDAAAFGGDAPPSADEAEALAAELAPAMTDADRGAARAAVSENVSAWLALGAAGIADRVPVLVDPASGRTAVGRLYGADDLDALFGAPAPAAPAADPP, from the coding sequence ATGGAGCTGCTCGGCCAAGACCCCGACGAGGCCGGGCGGGATCACGCCGACTCCACCGCCGCCGGCCGCGACCGGTGGCTCGCCTTCGCCGTGATCGGCTGCTCGGCGGGGGCGCTGGCGGTCGCGCTCGTGCTGACCTCCGGCACGGGCGAGGCCGGGGCCGTCGCCCCGGGGTGCGGGCCGGGCAGCGGCTGCGCCGAGGTGCTCGGCAGCCGCTGGTCACGCGTGCTGGGGCTCAAGACGGCGATGCTCGCCTTCTTCACGCACGTCCTGCTGATCGCGGCCACGCTGCCGGTGGCCGGCCTGGCCGGCTGGCAGCTGCGGGCCCGGCCGCTCGTGCGGCAGGCGGCGGCGGCGGCGGTGCTGGGCGCCGCCGCCTGGTTCCTCTACCTGCAGGCCTTCGAGATCGGGGCGTTCTGCCGCTGGTGCACGGCCGCCCACGCCCTCGGCGGCCTCGCCGCGGCCGGCACCTTCCTGCGCGACGCCCGGCGGATCGAGGCCGGCGGCGTGCTCCTGGGCCTCGCCGCGGCCGGTGCGCTCGCGGCCATCCAGGTGATGAACCCGCCGGCGGCGACGATCCGCGAGGCGGGCGCGTCGGGGGCGCCCGCCGCCGCCGATTCCGCGGCGAACACGGCGGCGGGAGGGGCCGCGTCCGCCGCCGCGCCCGCAGACGCCAAGGACCCCACGGACCCCGCGGCCCCGCTTCGGCTGCTCGGCGGCCGGCTGGAGGTCGATCCCGCCGTGGTTCCCGCCATCGGCCCGGCCGACGCCACCGAGCGGGCCGTCGTGCTCGTCGATTACGCCTGCCCACACTGCCGCGTCGCCCACGGCCTGCTGCTCGCCCGCGGGGTCCGCGTGTTCGTGCTGCCCGTCCCCTTGAACGCCGCGTGCAACCCCGGCATCAACCGGGGCGCCATGCCCGCCCGCTTCGACGACAGCTGCACGCTCGCCGAGCTCGGCGTCGCCGTCTTCCTCTCCGGGGGCGAAGCCGCCTACGCCCGCTACGACGCCGCGGCGTTCGGAGGCGACGCCCCGCCGTCCGCCGACGAGGCGGAGGCCCTCGCCGCGGAGCTGGCCCCCGCGATGACCGACGCGGACCGCGGTGCCGCGCGGGCCGCGGTGTCCGAGAACGTCAGCGCCTGGCTGGCGCTCGGTGCCGCCGGGATCGCCGACCGCGTTCCCGTGCTGGTCGATCCCGCCAGCGGCCGCACCGCCGTCGGCCGCCTGTACGGAGCCGACGACCTCGACGCGCTCTTCGGTGCGCCCGCTCCCGCCGCCCCCGCCGCCGACCCGCCATGA